A region of the Flavipsychrobacter sp. genome:
TGTCCTTTTTCCAGAACATAAATTCTATCGGCATGCATGATAGTAGACAACCTATGCGCTATCATAACCGCAATATGTTCCTTCTGTTCAGAAATTGTTCTTATCGTTTTAGATATATCTTCTTCTGTTAGTGAGTCTAGTGCCGATGTAGCTTCATCAAAAACTAACAGCTTGGGATTACGCAATAATGCACGAGCTATAGATAAACGTTGACGCTCACCACCTGAAAGCTTCAAGCCCCCTTCTCCTATTTTTGTATCTATACCATCTTCAGCTCTTGCCAATAAGTTTTCGCATGCTGCTTGGTGTAATACTTTATTCAATTCCTCAACAGAAGCGTTCGGATTAACAAACAACAAGTTCTCCTTTATAGTGCCAGAAAACAGCTGCGTGTCTTGCGTAACGAAACCAAGTTGCTGTCTCAGTTCATCATAATCAATGTTGACAGACTTATGATCATTATAATAAACACTACCTTCCTTAGGATGATATAAGCCCACCAATAGTTTCACAAGCGTTGTTTTACCAGAGCCTGACGGCCCTACAAAGGCTATAGTTTCCCCATTTGACACTTCGAAAGAAATATTGTCCAAAGCAGGCTTTGTCGCCGAATTATGCTTAAAAGTTACTCCTTCAAAACGTAGCTTCTTAATATCTCCCAACACAACAGGATTCGCAGGTTTTACTTCTACATCTTTTGCAAAAAGCTCTTTCACATTAGTTAGTGAGGCTTGCGCTTCTCGGTATGAGAGTATTACATTTCCTATTTCTTGTAACGGGCCAAAGATAAAGAAGGTATAAAATTGCATCGTCACCATCTGTCCAAGTGTCAACTCCTTATGGAAGATGAAATACAAAAGGAAAAACATTATCGTTTGTCGTAAGAAATTCACGAACGTACCTTGAAAGAAAGATATGGTACGTATGCTTCTGACTTTACGAAGCTCTAAACCTAAAATCTTTATGGTTGTGTTATTTAGTCGCTCCACCTCCTGACCTGTCAACCCTAAACTCTTTACTAACTCTATATTTCTTAGCGACTCTGTGGTAGAACCGGCAAGCGCATTAGTTTCAGACAATATGCTCTTTTGTATTGTCTTTATTTTTTTACTCAATACATTTATCAACAAGCTTAACACTACTGCACCCCCAAAATATATAGCCACCAACCATGAGTTGAGCGAGTAGGCATAGATCATCACAAAAACAATACCTACAATTGTTGTGAACAATACATTTACGAATACACTAATAAACCTTTCACAATCAGAACGTACCTTTTGTAGTATCGAAAGGGTCTCACCGCTTCTCTGATCTTCGAACTCTTGGAATGGCAACTGTAATGCATGTTGTAACCCATCTGTATATAACCTAGCCCCAAACTTTTGAATAACAACATTAACAGTATAATCCTGAAAGGCTTTTGCAATACGCGACACCATTGCCGTACCTATAAGCATAGACAATCCCAAAGCCACACCTTTTATAAACTCTGATTCTGTGTACTTATCAGGTTGCTTTGCAAAAGGATCAATAATGTATTGACCGAAAATATAAGGGTCTAATAAAGAGAAAATTTGATTAATAGCTGCCAGTACAAGGGCAAGCACAATTAACCATTTATATCGACTTAAATATTGTAGCAGTAATTTCATTGGTATCTAATCAGCAAAAAGCAAAGGTAACAGCTTCTGACATATTGATGTCAATACACGAGTAAGATATTTCTATAGTTATGAGGAACCCGCATTATCCATACTATTAGCCTTTCTTGCAGCTAGTTTTTCGGCAGGTGTAGGTTTTCTTACCCATGAATTATTGTATGGCTTGAATGCTTTACTATCAAGTATTTCTTTTAAGGTTACTTTGCCTTCCATATATCCAC
Encoded here:
- a CDS encoding ABC transporter ATP-binding protein, which translates into the protein MKLLLQYLSRYKWLIVLALVLAAINQIFSLLDPYIFGQYIIDPFAKQPDKYTESEFIKGVALGLSMLIGTAMVSRIAKAFQDYTVNVVIQKFGARLYTDGLQHALQLPFQEFEDQRSGETLSILQKVRSDCERFISVFVNVLFTTIVGIVFVMIYAYSLNSWLVAIYFGGAVVLSLLINVLSKKIKTIQKSILSETNALAGSTTESLRNIELVKSLGLTGQEVERLNNTTIKILGLELRKVRSIRTISFFQGTFVNFLRQTIMFFLLYFIFHKELTLGQMVTMQFYTFFIFGPLQEIGNVILSYREAQASLTNVKELFAKDVEVKPANPVVLGDIKKLRFEGVTFKHNSATKPALDNISFEVSNGETIAFVGPSGSGKTTLVKLLVGLYHPKEGSVYYNDHKSVNIDYDELRQQLGFVTQDTQLFSGTIKENLLFVNPNASVEELNKVLHQAACENLLARAEDGIDTKIGEGGLKLSGGERQRLSIARALLRNPKLLVFDEATSALDSLTEEDISKTIRTISEQKEHIAVMIAHRLSTIMHADRIYVLEKGHIVETGTHDYLLNEKGLYYAMWRQQIGERKDGVAMV